The window TGGTGACAATGTTAGATATCCATGTAAAAAATGTCACAACATTAAATACGTGGATGTTGAAACTATTAAATTGCACCTTTATCGATATGGATTTGTTAAGAACTATTTTCTTTGGAAGTATCAAGGAGAAAAAGATGTGATCGGTGAGATGTCTTCTAGTGGTGATTTGCATGGTGGCGCTCAACCTGAATCGGGATATGAGAATCCATATCGACAAATGGTCTTGGATGCAGCTGGACCCAATTTTGGCCATGGTTTGAGCTGGAAGTCTTATAATAATACTAAACCTGAGTCATCTCATTCTTATGAACCTTCAATGGAGGCAGAGCCTAATCCTTCAATGGAGGCGGAGCCTAATCCTTCAATGGAGGAGGGGCCTAATCCTTCGATGGAGGAGGAGCCAAATCTTGAGTGCCAAAGGTTTTATGATTTGCTACAGGCCGCTGATGCAAAATTATACCCTAGTTCTTCCCTCTCTCAACTTGCAGTGGTTTCCAGGATGCTAAATATTAAAATGGAGAATGCTTTATAACAAAGAGGTTATAACGATGCAATTGTTGAAAGAGGCTTTACCAGAAGATAACACAATGTTTGATAACTATTACGAGACCAAGAAACTAGTGTGTAGCTTGGGTTTGCCAGTTGAAAAGATTGATTGTTATAATTCTGGATGTATGTTGTATTGGGGTGAAGATGAGGACCTCACATCTTGCAAGTTTTGTGGTCACCAGAGGTACAAACACCGTGTCGGTTCTCGTAAGAGGAAATTAATctcttacaaaaaaatatattattttccttTGATTCCTAGATTGTGGAGATTATATGCATCTCATGCTACAGCCGCTGATATGAGATGGAATCATGAGCACAAACAAGAGGAGGGCGTAATGTGTCATCCATCAGACTCTGAGGCTTGGAAGCATTTCAATGAAACTCATCCCTTTTTTGCTGCTGAACCAAGAAATGTGAGGTTGGGATTATATACTGATGGTTTTCAGCCCTTTGGTAATTCAGGGAGGAAATACTCATCATGGCCAGTAATTGTCACTTCATACAATTTGCCTCCAGGGATGTGTATAAAAGAGGCGTACATGTTCTTAACTGTCATTGTTCCAGGGCCAAACAACCCTAAACAAAAAATTGATGTTTATCTACAACCTTTAATAAAGGAATTGACCTTGTTGTGGGAAACGGGTGTAGAAGCATTTGACAtctgaaaaaaaacaaaattttcaaataaggGCCGCTTTGATGTGGACAATCAATGACTTTTCAACATATACTATGTCATCTAGATAGAGTACTGCCGGTAACTTAGCATGTCCTTATTGTATGGAGGAAGCACAATCCTTAAAATTACGTCATGGTGGGAAAACAACTTGGTTTGACAGTCATAGAATGTTTCTTGACCAAAATCATCCGTTTAGGAGAGATCGTAAAAACTTTCATAAAGGTCAGACTGTCAGAAGGCTACCACCACCCCTTAGGACAGGAGAGGAAATCTTGAACCAAATTTGTGAGTTGGGACTGAGAAAAGTAACTGAGCTAGATGCATAAGAAGTTAATGGGAGAATTTCTAGGTGTTGTGGATGGAAAAAGAGAAGCATTTTTTGGGATTTGCCTTATTGGAGCTCTAACATGATTTGCCATAATCTTGATGTCATACATATTGAGAAGAACGTCTTTGATAATGTATTTAACATAGTTCTTAACGTTGATGGCAAGACAAAAGACAATCCAAAGGCAAGTGAAGATATGGTAAACTATTGCGATCGACCGCAATTGGCAAAGAATCCTATTGATGGAAGCTATCCCAAAGCTGCATTTCAATAGAGAAGAATAAAAAAATTGTCTTGTTCAATTGGTTGGAAAATGTGAAGTTTCCAGATGGGTATGTTTCGAATTTGAGTCGGTGCCTAGACATAGACAAGTATAATATATTTGGTATGAAAAGTCATGATTGTCATGTGTTCATGCAACGATTAATGCCTATTGCCTTTCGTGAGTTACTTCCTAGTAACGTGTGGCAAGCACTTACGGAATTGGGCTTATTTTTTAAGGATCTCACCTCGACTGTTCTTCGAGTGGTGGACATGGAGAGATTAGAGGCAGATATCCCACAGATCTTGTGTAAGTTGGAGCGTATATTTCCTCCTGGATTCTTTAACTCAATGGAACATGTGCCTGTACACCTGCCATATGAAGCAAGGATTGATGGACCTGTCCAATATAGATGGATGTATACTTTTGAGAGGTTATGAACTTTTTATGCTCTTATTATGACAAATATGATACACATGACTTTATGAATTTAATGGTCTATACATTTACTTGTATAGTTACCTTCGAACTCTTAAAAAAATGATAGGGAATAAAGCTAGTGTCGAGGGTTCAATTTGCGAAGCATACTTGATGATGGAATCAACACAATTATTTTCTCATTATTTTGAACCTTATGTCATGACACGTAATCATAATATGGTCCGTAATGATGATGGTGGTGTTATGGAagatattgaaggaaatttaTCAATATTCACCCATCCAGGCCGACTATGGGgagaaggaaaaaagagaagTTTCTCCCTCGAAGAAATCAAGGCAGCCCAAACTTATATTCTACTAAATTGTGTAGAGGTTGAGTCGTTTGTAAGGTATCatgttttaataataataaatatatccatatattttgagtatgtatttaacttattttGTTGCAATGAAGTATGCACATACAACGGTTGCAAGAAGAATTTTCCAACCTATCTCAGGATCAAATAAATGAGAGTCTCGAAACGTGTTTTGCTATATGGTTCAAGGAATATGTAAGACTATAAAAATCATTATCTTTTAAGCAATTATGTACTTAAATTGGCTTGTTATATTTAAGCAAGTCttataatttttttgaaataggTTCAATGCAACCACATTGAGAACCAATTCTTGCGTAGTCTTGCTCATGGACCATTAATAAGCGCAAAATGTTATCCGGTGTATTTTGTTAATAGATACAAATTTCACACGGAATGTCATGGTAGTGCAAGATCAACAATTAATAGTGGAGTTTGTATCTCGAATCCAAATATTGGTGACTATTATGGACAGATACAAGAGATTATACAATTGGAATACTGCGAAGAACCTTTAAAGCAAACTGTGTTATTCAAGTGTGAATGGTTTGATCCAACTGTGAATGTTGGTGTCAAAGAGCATAACCAATACAAACTAGTCGATGTGAACCATCGCCGTCGTTTTAACAAGTACGAACCTTTTATTCTTGTGATACAAGTAACTCAAGTGTGTTATATGCCTTATCCTAGCATGAAAAAAGACAAGGATGATTGGGTAGCTGTTTTGAAAGTTAAACCTCGAGATGTTATTAAACTTCCTGATGAGGCAATAACATCAACTCCAGAACTGACTCTTCCATTccaagttgaagaagttgaagtccATTCGATAGATATGAATTTCACCACTGATGAGAATATAATCTTACATGATCCAAATGGGGATGTAATTGAAATGGTTGAACCCATTAATGATGGACTATTGATAGAGAATCAAGAGTTCGAAGATGAATCTTCAGAAGACGAGTATGAAACTGaggatgaaaatgtggaggaggatgaggaagagtttgaagaagaaacagatgatGACTAGTGTGTTGATAATGCACTActatatttttattgaattttgGTTTTCTAATAATCTGTGTGGTATGTTATAAGTCATGTATCTATTTTTTAGTATAATCTATAGAGAATCGAATCGAATACCACGTTTGTAGTAATCTAAATGGTATAGTACTCTTATAGCTTACGTTGTGTTGTGAATCGAATATCACGTTTGTAACATGTATTTTTCTGCTTTGTGTTGCTTCAATATTGGATTCTTTTGATGAATCTACCTTTGTTTCTTTGCTGCTAAAATGAGCTAAAGAAGCAAGCTCATTAACATAATCAGCAATTTCTTCGACACAAATGACGATATCGGTTAGTATTGATGCAACTGCAGCCACTGGTATGACTTTTATTAAGTTAATATCTTCCCATAAACCTGATATGAGAAGTGATTTCAGGTTCTTGGCTGTTGTTTTGGCATTTGAGACATGTTTATTAGCTGGCAAGGGAAAAGTAATTATTTTTATAGAACGTGCTAGATCTTTTAGTGCTTTCCCAGATTCTATGctcatttttgttgttgtttccttGATCATTCCCTTGATCTCTTCAGGTGCCTCCAATGGAGTCACCATGTATCTCTCCGCATTCTGTTGAATTTTATAAGCTTTCATACTAGCTTAGCTTCTGTAACTTAGCTTCTGCTTGTTTGAATTTTCAGTAAGTTAGCTTCTGTAACTTAGCTTTTGTGACTTAGCTTCTGCTTGTTTGAATTTTATAAGCTTTCATACTAGCTTAGCTTCTACTTGCTTGAATTTTCTGTAACTTAGCTTCTGCTTGTTTGAATTTTATAAGCTTTCATACTAGCTTAGCTTCTGCTTGTTTGAATTTTATAAGCTTTCATACTAGCTTAGCTTCTACTTACTTGAATTTTCTATAACTTAGCTTCTgcttgtttaaatttttagagaCTATACTGCTCAGGTTAAGTTCGAGCAGCCCATTGCAGCCCAAGAAAAGGAGCAATTGGAAATATGCCTCGAGGTAGTGGTCGAGGTAGCGCAGGCCGTGTAGGTAAATCTTCAGTTAGGGGTAATTTTTCTACTCGTGAAAATATGCCTACTATTCCCATTCCCATAGTCATCCTCAACAAGGTGGTACGAATTCCTCAGGTGGATCGGATCACATCAATCAAGTTCAAACATTAGGTCCTAGTAGTACGCCACTTATTCAAACATCATGCCATGGTAGTACCCCAACTATTAATTTGGAACCATCTCCAAATACCCCTAATCAGAGCAACACAATAGGTGAGGGTACATCTTCTCAAAGCAACATAATAGGCGAAACTATGTTAAACATGAAATTACCAATGAAACTTCTGATCGAGGAGATACCATAATACCAAACAGTTGATAGAATCAAAACAGACAGTCAAGTTTCTCAAGAATATTAAGTAGAAGATAAAACTGATAAGAGTGTTTCATGCTTTTACTGTAAAGACCTTTTACTCTTAAAATTTCctataaaaatattttctcaatATATTTCTATAAAATGTAACATTGGCAATATTCTTTTCATGCATTTTACTATCAAATGTTTGTTTTGAAAGTATTTCTAGGATTTGAAGTAATTTCGATATCTGAATTCAGTGACCTTTTTTCCACTGAATTATCTTATCATATGACATCACTCGATTCTGTCAAAATCATTAAAGCATTTCCTGTACGTAGGAATGACAGGGGATATGTTCCCTTGCATAGAGGCCTCACTAGTAACTTCTTTAGTTCCATCCCTTTATTATTTAGTACCTATATTAGTTTATATATTTTTCTCTGTCTATCATCATTATTTCCTTTATCTTCCTCCCTCCTCCAT is drawn from Nicotiana tabacum cultivar K326 chromosome 22, ASM71507v2, whole genome shotgun sequence and contains these coding sequences:
- the LOC107759254 gene encoding uncharacterized protein LOC107759254, whose protein sequence is MHIQRLQEEFSNLSQDQINESLETCFAIWFKEYVQCNHIENQFLRSLAHGPLISAKCYPVYFVNRYKFHTECHGSARSTINSGVCISNPNIGDYYGQIQEIIQLEYCEEPLKQTVLFKCEWFDPTVNVGVKEHNQYKLVDVNHRRRFNKYEPFILVIQVTQVCYMPYPSMKKDKDDWVAVLKVKPRDVIKLPDEAITSTPELTLPFQVEEVEVHSIDMNFTTDENIILHDPNGDVIEMVEPINDGLLIENQEFEDESSEDEYETEDENVEEDEEEFEEETDDD